From a region of the Mucilaginibacter auburnensis genome:
- a CDS encoding AraC family transcriptional regulator, producing MKTAIHKSSIPESQIFTVKYLEEHYFDPVWHSHSEYQLFVPLEGTGTRFIGDSIKNFTPNELILIGSNLPHLWRSDEAYFEKHAPLKVKGIVIYLQESFLGEHLMVKDEMLQLRNFFKKSSRGLEFHGKVKTTVIDMMKELLTLSGLPALIHLLKILNLLAETKSYNFISHNEYIEPFKKDEADRMNSVYEYILKNYRKKINLNEVADLVCMTPTSFSRYFASANNKGFSKFITELRVKHACKLLTETELSVAAIAERTGFKTLSNFNKHFKDEMKKKPTDYKKEFLQILS from the coding sequence ATGAAGACCGCCATACACAAGTCATCAATACCTGAATCACAGATATTTACAGTTAAATACCTGGAAGAACACTACTTTGACCCTGTATGGCATTCGCATTCAGAATATCAGTTATTTGTCCCCCTTGAGGGCACCGGCACCCGCTTTATTGGCGATAGTATCAAAAATTTTACACCAAATGAGCTGATACTCATTGGGTCAAACCTGCCGCACCTCTGGCGAAGCGATGAAGCTTATTTTGAAAAGCACGCGCCTTTAAAGGTTAAGGGTATAGTTATTTACTTGCAGGAAAGTTTTTTGGGAGAACATTTAATGGTAAAAGATGAAATGCTTCAACTGCGGAACTTCTTCAAAAAATCATCGCGCGGATTGGAGTTTCATGGCAAAGTGAAAACAACGGTTATTGATATGATGAAAGAATTGCTTACCCTATCCGGGTTGCCGGCACTTATACATCTGCTTAAAATATTGAACCTGCTTGCCGAAACCAAAAGCTATAATTTTATATCGCATAATGAATATATAGAGCCCTTTAAAAAGGATGAAGCCGACCGCATGAACAGCGTTTATGAATACATACTGAAAAACTACCGGAAAAAGATCAACCTGAATGAAGTAGCTGACTTGGTTTGTATGACCCCTACCTCATTTAGCCGCTACTTTGCCTCGGCTAACAACAAGGGTTTTTCAAAATTTATTACAGAGTTAAGAGTTAAACACGCTTGCAAACTGCTTACAGAAACCGAATTGAGCGTAGCTGCTATTGCAGAACGCACCGGTTTTAAAACACTCTCCAATTTTAATAAGCATTTTAAGGACGAAATGAAGAAAAAGCCAACAGACTATAAAAAGGAATTTTTACAAATATTAAGTTAA
- a CDS encoding PVC-type heme-binding CxxCH protein: MKKYIALAVICLVAVISFKGTFLKSEPPRRLELLFLGHVAKNHDSEKLAEILSKEYFKSGINITYTTDVNDLNNTTLPKYDGLIVYANYDKITDSQAEALLSFVKSGKGFIPLHSASFCFRNNDEVVKLIGGQFKSHKTDSFPSVIVDKKHQITKDLQPFTTWDETYVHTKINPAIHVLTERVEGDHHEPYTWTNTYGKGRVFYTAYGHNEKTFNNPGFKKLVYNGILWAVGKDAEKNLAKLKKPQPAYTDAEIPNYEKRDPAPKLQAVTTPEESQLLTQLPVGFKMQLFAQEPQIEKPIAMAFDEKGRLWVVETVDYPNTVLENKDQGADRIKICEDTNGDGKADKFTIFADKLNLPTSIVFANGGVIVAQAPVTLFLKDTNGDDKADIREPIITGWGFNDTHAVASSLHYGFDNAIWGTVGYSGFNGTVGGKQMRISNAAFRFSPDGKWMEHVGNLSNNTWGVGFSENNDVFYSTANNSHSDYLGINQRQLATIGLPAATSILKIDGHYGVHAVTKNLRQVDVFDGFTAAAGHNLYTARNFPKEYWNRIAFVNEPTARVIHRSILERDGSGFKEQDGWSFLASADEWMAPVHSEVGPDGALWVADWYNYIIQHNPVPKGFQNGKGNAYVNPLRDRTHGRIYRVIWEGAKPSEIKKLDKNNPDDLIKGLKSDNMFWRMTAQRLIVESGNKAIAPKLYELIHDTKLDEIGLNPTAIHALWTLHGLGLLNGSNAEALTVAEGALKHPAAGVRKAAAQVLPATERTSKALLGANVLKDADLNARKDMILVLADMPQSDEVGTLLLAAQKDPANAKDKWIAMALEVGVAKHVKGAAETILAKNKESVEAEALARVPANRVQAVKIGVIQNEMKFDTKVITARAGGVVEIEFTNPDFMQHNLLILQKGSLEKVGAAADKLAQDPKGIEMNYIPKMPEVLFSTKLINPGETVKIRFRVPTEAGDYPFICSFPGHWRIMNGVLTVTPGQGPPQQR; this comes from the coding sequence ATGAAAAAATACATTGCACTTGCTGTGATCTGCCTGGTGGCAGTAATCAGCTTTAAAGGCACCTTTCTTAAAAGTGAACCGCCACGCAGGCTGGAACTTTTATTTCTGGGGCATGTGGCCAAAAACCACGACTCAGAAAAGCTGGCTGAAATACTGTCAAAAGAGTATTTCAAAAGCGGTATTAACATTACTTATACAACAGATGTTAACGACCTAAATAACACTACCCTGCCTAAATATGATGGCTTGATAGTGTATGCCAATTATGATAAAATAACCGATTCGCAGGCAGAAGCATTGTTGAGCTTTGTTAAGAGTGGTAAAGGTTTTATCCCGCTGCACTCGGCATCTTTCTGCTTCCGTAATAATGATGAGGTGGTTAAGTTAATAGGCGGCCAGTTCAAATCGCATAAAACTGATTCGTTCCCATCTGTAATTGTTGACAAAAAGCATCAGATCACTAAAGATCTGCAGCCGTTTACAACCTGGGATGAAACCTATGTACACACCAAGATCAATCCGGCTATACATGTATTGACCGAAAGAGTAGAAGGCGATCATCACGAACCTTACACCTGGACTAACACCTATGGCAAGGGCCGTGTGTTTTATACCGCTTATGGTCACAACGAAAAAACATTTAACAATCCTGGCTTTAAAAAGCTGGTTTACAACGGTATCTTGTGGGCTGTTGGTAAGGATGCAGAGAAAAATCTGGCTAAGTTAAAGAAGCCACAACCTGCTTATACCGATGCTGAAATCCCTAACTACGAGAAACGCGATCCGGCTCCAAAACTGCAGGCTGTAACCACTCCCGAAGAATCTCAACTGCTAACCCAATTGCCTGTTGGTTTTAAAATGCAATTATTTGCGCAAGAGCCGCAAATTGAAAAGCCTATTGCTATGGCCTTTGATGAAAAAGGACGTTTATGGGTGGTTGAAACGGTTGATTACCCTAACACAGTATTAGAGAACAAAGATCAGGGTGCAGACCGTATCAAGATATGCGAAGACACCAATGGCGATGGCAAAGCTGATAAGTTCACCATTTTTGCTGATAAATTAAACCTGCCTACCAGTATAGTATTTGCTAACGGCGGCGTAATTGTTGCGCAAGCGCCTGTTACTTTATTTTTAAAAGATACTAACGGCGATGATAAAGCTGATATAAGAGAGCCTATTATAACAGGTTGGGGCTTTAATGATACGCACGCCGTAGCATCAAGCTTACACTATGGCTTTGATAATGCTATTTGGGGTACTGTAGGTTACTCAGGCTTTAACGGGACTGTTGGCGGTAAGCAAATGAGAATAAGCAACGCTGCGTTCCGTTTTTCTCCTGATGGTAAATGGATGGAGCATGTGGGTAACCTGAGCAATAATACCTGGGGGGTTGGCTTTTCAGAAAACAACGATGTGTTTTACTCAACAGCCAACAACTCACATAGCGACTACCTGGGTATAAACCAACGCCAGTTGGCAACCATTGGTCTGCCTGCGGCTACTTCAATATTAAAAATAGACGGTCACTACGGCGTACACGCGGTTACCAAAAATCTGCGTCAGGTTGACGTATTTGATGGCTTTACTGCTGCTGCCGGTCACAACCTTTATACCGCACGTAATTTCCCTAAAGAGTACTGGAATCGTATTGCCTTTGTTAACGAGCCTACCGCGCGTGTTATTCACCGTTCCATATTGGAAAGAGACGGATCGGGCTTTAAAGAGCAGGATGGCTGGAGCTTCTTGGCCAGTGCAGACGAATGGATGGCTCCTGTACACTCAGAAGTTGGTCCGGATGGGGCGCTTTGGGTAGCAGACTGGTATAACTACATCATTCAGCATAACCCGGTGCCTAAGGGTTTCCAAAACGGTAAAGGTAACGCTTACGTAAACCCGCTGCGTGACCGTACGCACGGCCGTATCTATCGTGTAATTTGGGAGGGGGCTAAACCTTCAGAGATTAAAAAACTGGATAAAAATAATCCTGACGATCTGATCAAAGGGTTAAAAAGCGATAACATGTTTTGGCGCATGACCGCTCAGCGTTTAATTGTTGAGTCGGGTAACAAGGCGATCGCACCTAAATTATATGAGTTGATCCATGATACCAAGCTTGATGAAATAGGCTTAAATCCAACAGCTATCCATGCGTTATGGACACTGCACGGCTTAGGCTTATTAAATGGTTCAAACGCAGAAGCGTTAACCGTTGCTGAAGGTGCGCTTAAACATCCGGCTGCCGGTGTGCGTAAAGCAGCAGCTCAGGTTTTGCCTGCAACAGAAAGAACCTCAAAAGCATTGTTAGGCGCAAATGTATTGAAGGATGCTGACCTTAATGCCCGCAAGGACATGATATTGGTGTTGGCAGATATGCCACAGTCTGACGAGGTAGGTACATTATTATTAGCTGCTCAAAAAGACCCTGCTAATGCTAAAGATAAATGGATAGCCATGGCCTTAGAGGTAGGCGTGGCTAAACATGTAAAAGGCGCTGCTGAGACTATCCTTGCTAAAAATAAAGAGAGCGTAGAGGCTGAAGCACTTGCACGTGTACCTGCAAACAGGGTTCAAGCTGTGAAAATTGGTGTTATACAGAACGAAATGAAGTTTGACACCAAGGTAATTACTGCAAGAGCGGGTGGTGTTGTAGAAATAGAATTTACCAATCCTGATTTTATGCAGCATAACTTGCTGATACTTCAAAAAGGCAGCCTTGAAAAAGTTGGCGCAGCCGCCGATAAGCTTGCTCAGGATCCAAAAGGTATTGAAATGAATTACATACCTAAAATGCCTGAAGTGCTATTCTCTACAAAGCTGATCAATCCGGGTGAAACCGTTAAGATCAGATTCAGAGTTCCTACAGAGGCCGGTGATTATCCATTCATCTGTTCTTTCCCGGGTCACTGGAGAATAATGAACGGCGTGTTGACAGTAACACCTGGTCAGGGACCTCCGCAACAAAGATAA
- a CDS encoding MFS transporter: MAAQTATSANTHQAAKPDMKVFYACFIALVTTAFGFVLRAIVLPSWGHQFNLTQTQLGEISGVGLWPFAISIVLFSLIIDKIGYKTAMIFGVICHFTSTILTIFATGYWTLYIGTFIAALSAGTVEAVANPVVATMFPNDKVKWLSRLHAGWAGGLVLGGIMGLLLGESTGWEYKIALIFIPTVVYALITFFCKFPLNERVQAGVSYKEMLQEVGALGALIITALIVFQLGAVIGWSAPVSIVATLVIAAGFGLYTRSLGQPLFVIFLLIMIPLAITELGTDSWISGLMEPETEKIGIQAGWVLVYTSLIMLVLRFFAGPISHMASSPGLLALCSAIAIIGLYLLSVSSGVMVLVAATIYGIAKTFFWPTMLGMVSERFPKGGALTLNITGGLGMIAAGVIGAGILGFMQDRSIDKNIAKYDAANNTAIHSTYVTEKKTSVFGDYEGIDQTKLAAASTEEQGIVKTVQDGAKKEALQNVLVFPIVMFVSFVLLILYFRTKGGYKAITLKRQEEDIIKI; the protein is encoded by the coding sequence ATGGCAGCTCAAACAGCTACATCTGCAAATACCCATCAGGCCGCTAAACCTGATATGAAAGTTTTTTATGCGTGTTTTATTGCGTTGGTAACAACCGCATTTGGTTTTGTACTACGCGCAATAGTACTACCGAGTTGGGGGCATCAGTTCAATTTAACACAAACTCAATTAGGAGAAATATCTGGGGTGGGCCTGTGGCCATTTGCTATCAGTATAGTATTGTTCAGTTTAATAATTGATAAAATCGGCTATAAAACCGCCATGATATTTGGTGTGATTTGCCACTTCACATCAACCATACTAACCATTTTTGCTACCGGCTATTGGACGTTGTACATAGGTACATTTATTGCCGCCCTCAGTGCAGGTACTGTGGAGGCAGTGGCCAACCCCGTAGTTGCTACCATGTTTCCTAACGACAAGGTGAAATGGTTAAGTCGCTTACACGCTGGCTGGGCAGGTGGCCTGGTTTTAGGAGGTATAATGGGATTGCTACTGGGCGAAAGTACCGGCTGGGAATACAAAATTGCGCTGATATTTATACCTACGGTAGTTTATGCGTTAATAACGTTTTTCTGCAAATTTCCGCTTAATGAACGTGTGCAGGCAGGCGTATCTTACAAGGAAATGCTACAGGAAGTTGGTGCATTGGGAGCACTCATTATTACTGCATTAATTGTATTTCAGCTGGGTGCGGTAATTGGATGGTCTGCTCCGGTAAGCATAGTAGCTACACTTGTAATAGCAGCAGGCTTTGGCTTATATACACGCAGTTTAGGTCAACCCTTGTTTGTGATATTCCTTTTGATAATGATACCGCTTGCAATTACCGAATTAGGTACCGATAGTTGGATAAGCGGTTTAATGGAGCCCGAAACCGAAAAAATTGGTATACAGGCGGGTTGGGTATTAGTTTACACGTCGTTAATTATGCTCGTTTTGAGGTTTTTTGCCGGGCCAATATCACACATGGCATCATCGCCGGGTTTATTGGCTTTGTGTTCGGCAATAGCCATAATAGGCTTGTACTTATTATCAGTATCATCAGGCGTAATGGTATTAGTTGCGGCAACTATTTATGGTATAGCTAAAACTTTCTTTTGGCCAACCATGCTGGGTATGGTTTCAGAGCGTTTCCCTAAGGGCGGCGCATTAACATTGAATATTACGGGTGGTTTAGGCATGATAGCCGCCGGCGTTATTGGCGCGGGTATTTTAGGCTTTATGCAGGATAGGTCAATAGATAAGAATATAGCCAAGTACGATGCTGCAAACAATACCGCTATACACTCAACTTATGTAACTGAAAAAAAGACAAGTGTTTTTGGCGATTATGAAGGAATTGATCAAACTAAATTGGCTGCAGCAAGTACAGAGGAGCAGGGGATTGTTAAAACTGTTCAGGATGGTGCTAAAAAAGAAGCCTTGCAGAATGTGCTTGTATTCCCGATAGTGATGTTTGTGAGCTTTGTATTGCTGATATTATACTTCCGTACGAAAGGTGGCTATAAGGCAATTACATTAAAACGACAGGAAGAAGACATAATTAAGATTTAA
- a CDS encoding sugar phosphate isomerase/epimerase family protein, with product MPLDIKFGVSTWLWTSPFQTSSIDELFSKIAGMGYDAVEIALEDPELVDGEKVKAALAHYGLKALVCGAFGPTRDLTNEDPAVHENCFKYIAACMDLCVLWDVKFFAGPMYSAVGKARMLPPEQRRAEWDMAVNNLRIVCQMAAERGLDIALEPLNRFESDLVNTCEDVVRLVNDIDHPAAKILLDGFHMNIEEPSLEAAIKLAGDKLLHVQVADNYRGTPGTGQTNWAAYRKALEEIGYTGTISIESFTPNNKELAQAVCIWHPLAESQDKFAIEGLSFLKKWAAEPVKIQQYSL from the coding sequence ATGCCTTTAGATATAAAATTTGGTGTAAGCACGTGGTTGTGGACGTCACCTTTCCAAACATCGTCAATTGATGAGCTGTTTTCAAAAATAGCCGGCATGGGATATGATGCCGTTGAGATTGCTTTGGAAGACCCGGAATTGGTGGATGGTGAGAAAGTTAAGGCAGCTTTAGCGCATTATGGACTTAAGGCGTTGGTTTGTGGTGCATTTGGCCCAACCCGGGATTTAACCAATGAGGACCCTGCTGTACACGAAAACTGCTTTAAATACATTGCCGCCTGCATGGATCTTTGTGTTTTATGGGATGTGAAATTTTTTGCCGGCCCAATGTACTCGGCTGTAGGTAAGGCGCGCATGTTGCCGCCAGAACAACGCCGGGCAGAATGGGATATGGCTGTTAATAACCTGCGTATAGTTTGTCAAATGGCCGCAGAGCGTGGATTGGATATTGCGCTTGAACCATTGAACCGCTTTGAGTCTGACCTCGTAAACACTTGCGAAGATGTTGTGCGTTTAGTGAATGATATTGATCATCCGGCAGCAAAAATACTACTGGATGGTTTTCACATGAACATTGAAGAACCAAGTTTGGAGGCTGCTATTAAGTTAGCCGGAGATAAACTTTTACATGTGCAAGTTGCTGACAACTATAGAGGTACACCGGGTACGGGCCAAACCAACTGGGCGGCTTACCGCAAAGCTTTAGAAGAAATTGGCTATACAGGCACCATCTCTATAGAGAGCTTTACACCCAATAATAAAGAGTTGGCACAAGCAGTATGCATATGGCATCCATTAGCCGAAAGCCAGGACAAGTTTGCTATCGAAGGTTTAAGTTTTTTAAAGAAATGGGCAGCAGAGCCTGTTAAAATTCAACAATATAGTTTATAA
- a CDS encoding Gfo/Idh/MocA family protein — protein MQNKTINVAIVGLGFGAEFIPIYQRHKNANMYAICQRDEKKLNEVGDAFGIEKRYTNYDELLLDPNVDAVHINTPIQNHAEQSIKALRAGKHVACTVPMATTVEECRQIVEAVQETGLTYMMMETVVYSREFLFVKELYENGELGKLQFLRASHQQEMAGWPGYWEGLPPMHYATHCVGPVVALAGADAEYVSCFGSGTIDAHLIPKYGSPFAIESCHIKFKDSDLAAEVTRSLFNTARQYRESFDVYGSKKSFEWTLIEHQPSVIHTGEVPETVTIPDYAHLLPEEIQAFTTGGVYDGDSNQHLSFLQGSGHGGSHPHLVNEFVSALVNKREPFPNARQSANITCVGILAHESAMDGGKKINLPEFTLAK, from the coding sequence ATGCAGAACAAAACAATTAATGTTGCTATAGTGGGCCTTGGTTTCGGGGCTGAGTTTATTCCTATTTACCAGCGTCATAAAAATGCAAACATGTACGCTATTTGCCAACGCGATGAAAAGAAGTTAAATGAGGTGGGCGACGCTTTCGGCATTGAAAAACGCTATACCAATTATGATGAATTGTTGCTTGACCCTAACGTAGATGCGGTACACATAAACACCCCTATTCAAAATCACGCCGAGCAGTCTATCAAAGCTTTACGCGCCGGTAAGCACGTAGCCTGTACAGTACCTATGGCTACTACGGTTGAAGAGTGCCGCCAGATAGTTGAGGCTGTTCAGGAAACGGGTCTTACTTACATGATGATGGAAACCGTGGTATATAGCCGCGAGTTTTTGTTTGTAAAAGAGCTTTATGAGAATGGCGAGTTGGGTAAACTGCAATTCTTGCGTGCATCGCACCAGCAGGAAATGGCAGGCTGGCCGGGCTATTGGGAAGGCTTGCCTCCAATGCACTATGCAACGCATTGCGTTGGTCCGGTAGTTGCTTTAGCGGGTGCAGATGCAGAATACGTATCGTGCTTTGGTTCAGGAACAATTGATGCGCATTTAATACCTAAGTATGGTTCACCTTTCGCTATTGAAAGCTGTCATATCAAATTTAAAGATTCTGATCTGGCTGCAGAGGTAACACGTTCCTTGTTTAACACTGCCCGCCAGTATCGCGAAAGCTTTGACGTATACGGCTCAAAAAAATCATTTGAGTGGACACTGATCGAGCACCAGCCATCAGTAATTCATACAGGCGAAGTGCCTGAGACGGTAACTATACCAGATTACGCTCACTTACTGCCAGAAGAGATACAGGCGTTTACAACAGGTGGTGTTTATGACGGCGATAGCAATCAGCATTTATCATTTTTACAGGGATCGGGCCACGGTGGTTCACATCCGCACCTGGTAAATGAATTTGTGTCCGCTCTTGTTAACAAGCGCGAACCGTTCCCAAATGCAAGGCAATCAGCCAACATAACCTGCGTAGGTATTTTGGCGCACGAGTCTGCAATGGATGGTGGAAAAAAAATAAACCTGCCGGAATTTACGCTGGCAAAATAA
- a CDS encoding RNA polymerase sigma-70 factor produces MITEDLQEAIRKVIFKDDQTAFEKIYKSYYNRLFRLALSIVKSDEIANEVYDDVMLNVWQKRRELSHVNNFTVYLYVSVKNASLRQLSKAGKISYIHIDEHFDIRDTTPTIQEELMSLELLAIINKSIAELSPQCKLVFKLVKEDGLKYKEVAEILNVTVKNVEYHMGNALKKISQNIAANKKPLIHSALKSIIFN; encoded by the coding sequence ATGATAACTGAGGATTTACAGGAAGCTATTCGTAAAGTGATCTTTAAAGACGATCAAACTGCTTTTGAAAAAATTTACAAAAGCTATTACAATCGTCTGTTCAGGCTTGCTCTGTCTATAGTAAAATCTGATGAGATCGCAAATGAGGTGTATGATGATGTGATGCTTAATGTGTGGCAAAAGCGCAGGGAGCTTAGCCACGTTAATAACTTCACCGTTTATTTGTACGTTTCTGTAAAGAATGCTTCGTTAAGGCAATTAAGTAAAGCAGGTAAGATCAGCTATATTCATATTGATGAACATTTTGATATACGGGACACTACACCTACTATTCAGGAGGAACTGATGTCGCTTGAGTTGCTTGCCATTATCAATAAATCTATTGCAGAGTTGTCCCCGCAATGCAAACTGGTATTTAAGTTAGTTAAAGAGGATGGCTTAAAGTATAAAGAAGTGGCGGAAATACTGAACGTTACTGTTAAGAACGTTGAGTACCATATGGGGAATGCTTTAAAAAAAATAAGCCAGAATATTGCGGCAAATAAAAAGCCATTGATCCACAGCGCTTTGAAATCAATCATTTTTAATTAA
- a CDS encoding FecR family protein, with protein sequence MVANRIWILLGKKVSGEATPQELEELQSLIAGSEEGFDAIGGLEQMLHTVNVDTVGKSEEEIDARWQRFKKNLITEVKVVDLPSAKRRGMLWFAAASVFVICFVCMALFMRRSIDSANALLAQVETPAKATRQLTLPDGTKVWLNAKSNLIYDKKKFGVKLREVSLVGEAFFDVKKDKKHPFVVNTASLSLRVLGTAFNVRAFSNEKKSEAALVHGSIEVTLINHPDKKIILKPSEKIIVRNNTEEKSLDKVSARERMMSIPLITLSNIHYKDEDPLPVEAQWIEKKLAFESETFDDIAARMERYYNVNISFEDESLRSLVFSGTFTNETVSDAFKYFQLTSTTQFKFRTEDNKRITIFK encoded by the coding sequence ATGGTCGCTAATCGTATTTGGATACTACTTGGTAAAAAGGTTTCGGGCGAAGCTACTCCGCAAGAACTTGAGGAGTTGCAGTCGCTGATAGCAGGGAGCGAAGAAGGCTTTGATGCTATTGGTGGCCTGGAGCAGATGCTGCATACAGTAAATGTTGACACGGTTGGCAAATCTGAAGAAGAAATTGACGCGCGTTGGCAACGATTTAAGAAAAATCTAATCACAGAAGTTAAGGTAGTTGATCTGCCCTCTGCTAAAAGGCGGGGTATGTTGTGGTTTGCGGCAGCGTCTGTTTTTGTGATCTGTTTTGTTTGTATGGCGCTTTTTATGCGTAGAAGCATTGACAGTGCAAACGCACTGTTGGCGCAGGTAGAAACACCTGCGAAAGCAACCCGGCAGCTTACTTTGCCTGATGGTACAAAGGTTTGGCTAAATGCTAAGAGTAATCTTATTTATGATAAGAAAAAGTTTGGGGTGAAATTGAGGGAGGTGAGTTTAGTTGGAGAAGCTTTTTTTGACGTGAAGAAAGATAAAAAACATCCGTTTGTGGTAAATACAGCATCGTTGAGTTTGCGTGTTTTAGGTACTGCATTCAATGTACGCGCTTTTTCTAATGAAAAAAAATCAGAAGCAGCGCTTGTTCATGGCTCGATAGAGGTAACGCTGATAAATCATCCGGATAAAAAAATAATATTAAAGCCGAGCGAGAAAATAATTGTACGTAATAATACCGAGGAAAAATCTCTTGACAAGGTAAGTGCAAGAGAGCGAATGATGTCTATTCCATTAATTACGTTAAGTAATATTCATTATAAGGATGAAGATCCGCTTCCGGTTGAGGCTCAATGGATAGAGAAGAAACTTGCATTCGAATCTGAAACATTTGATGACATTGCAGCCAGGATGGAGCGCTATTACAATGTTAATATAAGCTTTGAAGACGAATCATTGAGGAGTTTAGTGTTCTCAGGAACATTCACTAATGAAACTGTTAGTGATGCATTCAAATATTTTCAGTTAACCTCAACTACACAGTTCAAGTTTAGGACGGAGGATAATAAACGCATAACCATTTTCAAATAA